From the Psilocybe cubensis strain MGC-MH-2018 chromosome 9, whole genome shotgun sequence genome, one window contains:
- a CDS encoding Acetyl-coenzyme A transferase nodX — protein sequence MDSYSVISESRKLLVDGILKNPLHTSLPSDIEDAAKSVEYTGSGMPSIPVNWRWTESISALKGFQASMLNVLLKKKYGLEYQKVIINTDHAQLFIMSILLTIIDPLEGKLRFNDPGCTKFFPNGDKFQGMLGSPLTEAATNIYKTKDERFYHIHGSMNATPVEMALGIDPNDKVMDYTGACAVYQAKIGQLVATDLDSLMNDHYRQAGTICYSIDEYKATEQGQANAHVGLYEIHHLPIPKQAPGWWTSVDQYTSGKRPLFGLKVVDLTRVIASPTITRELAELGASVMRITSPNITDMTVLLCDLGWGKWNAHLDLTKSEDRARLRSLIEECDVVVDGYRPGIMEKWGFGKDDILGFFKEKERGIIYVHENCYAWNGPWSHRSGWQQISDACCGVSMEYGRAMGNDEPVTPPLPATDYCTGIIGAVGVLQALIQQSEKGGSYVVDIALNYYSQWLINKCSTYPTNVWEALWTNGGRPIFRHTDNMFITFPPILRTLMAQQSPILNPEFFEIRDNKAIGVPVKTVKPILNFPDGIVKPGYNVGARGNGVDQPVWPHDLMQEIVTL from the exons ATGGATTCATATTCAGTAATATCTGAAAGCCGAAAACTGCTGGTCGACGGAATCCTAAAGAATCCTCTTCACACTTCACTACCCTCGGACATCGAAGACGCTGCGAAGAGCGTCGAATATACCGGTAGTGGAATGCCTAGCATCCCAGTTAACTGGCGCTGGACAGAAAGCATCTCTGCACTCAAAGGGTTCCAGGCTTCTATGCTCAACGttcttctgaagaagaagtatGGACTGGAATACCAGAAAGTCATAATTAACAC CGATCACGCTCAATTGTTTATCATGTCAATACTTTTGACGATAATAGACCCTTTGGAAGGAAAGCTTCGCTTTAACGATCCAGGTTGTACTAAATTTTTTCCAAACGGTGATAAATTTCAAGGGATGCTGGGGAGCCCACTGACAGAGGCTGCCACTAATATCTACAAAACCAAGGATGAGCGTTTTTATCATATACATG GAAGCATGAATGCCACACCCGTTGAAATGGCTTTAGGGATTGACCCAAATGATAAAGTTATGGATTATACGGGCGCCTGCGCCGTTTACCAAGCAAAGATTGGCCAACTTGTCGCTACAGATCTGGACAGCCTGATGAATGATCACTATCGTCAAGCAGGCACAATCTGCTACTCCATTGACGAATACAAGGCGACTGAGCAAGGACAGGCAAACGCTCACGTAGGGCTATATGAGATCCATCATTTGCCGATCCCTAAACAGGCACCTGGCTGGTGGACCTCGGTTGATCAATATACCAGTGGCAAACGCCCTCTGTTTGGACTGAAGGTCGTCGATCTTACGCGGGTGATAGCCTCACCAACTATCACGCGCGAGCTGGCAGAACTAGGCGCTAGCGTCATGCGCATCACATCTCCAAACATCACCGATATGACGGTCCTCCTCTGCGACTTAGGTTGGGGGAAATGGAACGCGCATCTAGATCTTACCAAGTCCGAAGATAGAGCCAGACTGAGGAGCCTCATTGAAGAGTGTGATGTTGTAGTTGACGGGTATCGCCCAGGGATCATGGAGAAATGGGGATTTGGGAAAGATGACATTCTGGGTTTTttcaaggaaaaggaacGTGGCATAATTTATGTACATGAGAATTGTTATGCGTGGAATGGTCCTTGGTCCCATCGATCCGGATGGCAGCAGATTAGTGATGCA TGCTGTGGGGTTTCTATGGAGTATGGACGAGCAATGGGAAACGACGAGCCTGTAACACCGCCACTTCCAGCGACTGACTACTG CACTGGCATAATTGGCGCCGTGGGGGTATTACAGGCGCTTATCCAACAGTCGGAGAAAGGCGGATCATATGTTGTCGAC ATCGCATTGAATTACTATTCTCAATGGCTCATCAACAAATGCTCAACATATCCTACTAATGTGTGGGAAGCATTATGGACCAATGGTGGACGACCGATTTTTCGGCATACAGACAATATGTTCATCACATTTCCTCCGATTCTCCGTACGTTGATGGCTCAACAATCACCTATTCTGAATCCAGAATTCTTCGAGATTCGCGACAACAAAGCCATTGGCGTTCCTGTCAAAACGGTTAAACCAATCTTGAATTTCCCAGACGGCATCGTGAAACCTGGATATAACGTTGGAGCTAGGGGGAACGGGGTTGATCAACCAGTATGGCCCCATGACTTGATGCAAGAAATAGTGACACTTTAA
- a CDS encoding putative RNA-dependent RNA polymerase 1, producing MPGPILLRQNPQPDDETWEFTFDPKSLSVLQRQGISYGKLVTLRPNGIFLQMEQFPSNRVLNLDEGGPSKFVLLSIDRLFRFEEQPMKVVVQYIIRLFKRGLWLNGVQYRFYGHSNSQLRGRSCFLREANSDKELDDRIYQMGDFARIMNVAKRAKRIGLMFSSADIDYSLDPRRVGDIPDITDGDEVFSDGCGLISKWLAVQLSKRKKIIFRGVRYTPTVFQIRYLGYKGVLMLHPDLDKNGLEHVAQFRKSMKKFTTTVDHTFSVVGHSKPYSFGRLNNDIIVLLSSLGVPDSAFLQKQQEYFDWIMSVSGSEDKEPDPVSAVDFLCCLSEYSLAERLLLEGIDSEPVKREIRRLQNSEVASSRQEGTNKFKSRIMVHKSRRLYGVCDPYQVLEEGQVHIRISVGRRGATTPIHGDVIVVRNPCLHPGDILKLRAVDHPKLSHLLDCLVFASVARPGHKAAPSMSSGGDLDGDEFFVCWDKDIIPTTIAEASIRLNSSYDYPGNRELTKKDITRADLGTHFASYTSSGVAKVSSLHAKWARSSPKGALCVECQELNALHSQSVDGANIRIPEKLSTPPPPPPGMVYVLDVLEEASEKFATKFSEATSRRTEITTLTSRDDGEQLLKRLLQSEQNSLSEFELFNLAYRLSQKHNINIRPYLSQLDFSALTTEQKHIISSVLSLSDIEYPELWNSLARSDILTPQDLYQRNLGRPFAISRLYSSRNSGLVTFFGYLKRATQEYTRKLLIIQTDPRFSIGIFMRGKIPWDEDLEVKESNKDGDAMNVVVCSFMPKTASNIATLRTCQTGYRLHCSDYRFQLYERSIGNTFVYINKSPAELQAQVSTSIALDKISRTVQKQLGRVNKAPALNIELHVVSNRDRVAHQLFDLWFEHVPTEEYERRFQRDPAPYRQNDLKDVDWSSEEVSNMKDVFFRNIPGIPLASNRLKHNKESMEEQLSRRMMPEIDKIMEFAINHHAEDEIFLVFGSVIARQPIPLDFIEQWMGRYPTLAFTLLQIYPPNDNGELLPELEEISYLIVRNVIRSANETKIAALVALEKLAKSIGSMPLRHYMDLLMLAALSVRGKTLVQEVFFLLNDGRKAHCPPSPRDEYGQKHALGVAFDRADEAAEECPCNEDGRPQRKMRVPPSHAKLKFDPDYANKGEVTATIRIDAKTAVRLHSHVRLQAASRAENRWIDAPIMDGVVVQAIKGELKIKLFHPAPPEMEVMDWNLYDAGTTATSNAMMDAIQRLLHDDECCLFYGLIIGSGSIVSDAAEFRDFDESQLSPTSGLNESQIRAIESWRNPLSLIWGPPGE from the exons ATGCCTGGCCCAATTCTCCTTCGACAAAACCCACAGCCAGACGACGAAACATGGGAGTTTACTTTCGATCCTAAATCTCTGTCCGTCCTGCAAAGACAGGGAATCAGCTACGGAAAACTCGTCACGCTGCGTCCGAATGGAATCTTCCTCCAGATGGAGCAGTTTCCTTCGAACAGAGTTCTCAACTTGGACGAAGGAGGTCCTAGCAAATTTGTCCTCCTTTCCATCGACCGTTTGTTCAGATTCGAGGAGCAACCAATGAAAGTCGTTGTTCAATATATCATTCGCCTATTTAAGAGGGGTTTGTGGTTGAATGGTGTTCAGTACAGGTTCTACGGGCACAGCAACAGTCAACTG AGAGGGCGATCTTGCTTTCTTCGAGAAGCAAACTCTGACAAAGAGTTGGACGACAGGATTTACCAAATGGGCGACTTTGCGCGAATTATGAACGTTGCAAAAC GTGCCAAACGGATAGGCCTCATGTTCTCGTCTGCAGACATTGACTACAGCCTTGACCCTCGACGTGTTGGCGACATTCCCGATATCAcagatggagatgaagtCTTCTCTGACGGTTGTGGGCTCATCTCAAAATGGCTCGCCGTTCAGCTCagcaagaggaagaaaattaTTTTTCGAGGAGTAAGGTACACGCCTACGGTATTTCAAATTAG GTATCTGGGATACAAAGGTGTGCTGATGCTCCACCCTGACCTTGACAAAAATGGTCTGGAACACGTCGCGCAATTTCGAAAGAGCATGAAAAAGTTTACTACCACGGTCGACCACACATTTTCCGTTGTAGGACATTCCAAGCCATACTCCTTTGGTCGACTCAACAACGACATTATAGTCCTGTTATCCAGCCTTGGTGTACCTGATTCCGCTTTCCTCCAAAAGCAACAGGAATATTTTGACTGGATCATGTCTGTTTCCGGATCCGAGGACAAGGAGCCGGATCCAGTCAGCGCAGTAGACTTTCTATGTTGTCTATCCGAATACTCGCTCGCTGAACGACTCCTTCTCGAGGGCATTGACAGCGAGCCGGTGAAGCGTGAGATACGCAGGTTGCAGAACTCAGAGGTCGCGAGTTCCCGCCAAGAAGGCACCAACAAGTTCAAATCGAGGATAATGGTACATAAATCGCGTCGATTGTATGGAGTGTGTGACCCCTATCAAGTTTTGGAAGAAGGCCAAGTTCACATTCGTATCTCTGTTGGGAGGAGAGGAGCCACGACACCTATACACGGGGATGTAATCGTGGTGCGAAATCCTTGTCTGCATCCAG GCGACATTCTCAAGTTGCGTGCCGTAGATCACCCCAAGCTTTCCCATCTTTTGGATTGTTTGGTGTTCGCTAGTGTGGCTCGACCAGGGCACAAGGCTGCCCCATCAATGAGTAGCGGTGGAGACCTAGATG GTGACGAATTCTTTGTTTGTTGGGACAAAGACATCATACCTACCACGATCGCAGAGGCAAGTATTCGATTAAACTCT TCTTATGATTATCCCGGGAACCGCGAACTTACCAAAAAGGATATCACTCGAGCAGACCTCGGCACTCATTTTGCATCCTATACATC GTCGGGAGTAGCAAAGGTGTCTTCCCTACATGCTAAGTGGGCTCGCAGTAGCCCCAAAGGAGCACTTTGTGTCGAATGTCAAGAACTCAATGCCCTACACTCTCAGTCCGTAGATGGAGCTAACATTAGAATTCCAGAAAAGCTCTCCAcgccgcctccgccaccACCAGGGATGGTATATGTTCTCGATGTATTGGAGGAAGCCTCTGAGAAATTCGCCACCAAATTCTCTGAAGCGACGTCCCGTAGAACGGAAATCACGACATTGACTTCCAGAGATGATGGGGAACAGCTCCTGAAACGATTGCTACAAAGCGAACAGAACTCTTTGTCCGAGTTTGAACTCTTCAATCTGGCATATAGATTATCACAGAAGCATAACATCAACATACGGCCTTATCTCTCGCAGCTCGACTTCTCAGCATTGACGACTGAGCAGAAGCATATCATCAGCTCCGTTCTATCGCTTTCTGACATCGAGTACCCAGAGCTATGGAATTCTCTAGCAAGATCAGATATTCTTACGCCACAAGATTTATATCAACGCAACTTGGGTCGACCGTTCGCAATAAGTCGTCTTTACTCGTCGCGCAACAGTGGTTTAGTGACCTTTTTTGGGTACCTAAAAAGGGCTACTCAAGAGTATACCAGAAAACTTCTTATTATCCAG ACGGACCCAAGGTTTTCCATAGGAATATTTATGCGTGGTAAAATTCCTTGGGATGAGGATCTTGAAGTAAAAGAATCGAATAAAGATGGGGACGCAATGAATGTGGTCGTATGTTCGTTCATGCCTAAAACGGCGTCTAATATCGCCACTCTTCGCACTTGCCAGACGGGCTACAGACTTCACTGCAGTGATTATCGTTTCCAACTTTATGAAAGGAGTATCGGGAACACGTTTGTCTATATCAACAAATCCCCAGCCGAATTGCAGGCCCAAGTATCCACGAGTATAGCACTGGATAAAATTTCACGAACGGTTCAAAAA CAACTCGGGCGCGTCAATAAAGCTCCTGCATTAAACATCGAACTTCATGTGGTGTCCAACCGCGATCGCGTCGCCCATCAGCTTTTTGACTTGTGGTTTGAACA TGTCCCTACCGAAGAGTATGAGCGGCGCTTCCAGCGCGATCCAGCTCCTTACCGACAAAATGATCTCAAAGACGTTGACTGGAGCTCGGAGGAAGTATCGAACATGAAAGATGTATTTTTTCGCAACATACCTGGTATCCCACTAGCTTCAAACAGGCTGAAACACAATAAGGAGAGCATGGAGGAACAACTTTCACGGCGCATGATGCCAGAAATTGACAAGATTATGGAGTTTGCGATAAATCACCATGCGGAAGACGAGATATTCCTTGTGTTCGGATCGGTCATTGCACGTCAGCCCATTCCCCTTGACTTCATCGAACAGTGGATGGGCAGATACCCGACCTTGGCATTTACACTCCTGCAAATCTACCCTCCGAACGACAACGGTGAACTCCTCCCAGAGCTTGAGGAAATATCGTACCTCATTGTACGGAATGTTATCAGGTCCGCAAATGAGACAAAAATAGCTGCTCTGGTTGCGCTAGAGAAACTTGCAAAATCTATAGGCTCCATGCCCCTTCGCCATTACATGGACTTACTTATGCTCGCTGCGTTATCCGTTCGTGGAAAAACCCTGGTTCAAGAAGTATTTTTCCTTCTGAACGACGGGCGAAAAGCACATTGCCCCCCATCACCTAGAGATGAATACGGACAGAAACATGCCCTGGGTGTGGCTTTTGATAGAGCAGATGAAGCAGCGGAGGAGTGTCCATGCAACGAGGATGGTCGGCCGCAAAGAAAGATGCGCGTACCCCCCTCACACGCCAAGTTAAAATTCGATCCAGATTATGCCAACAAGGGAGAGGTCACGGCTACAATCAGAATTGACGCCAAAACTGCTGTCCGCCTTCACTCCCATGTTCGACTGCAAGCCGCCTCTCGAGCAGAGAATCGTTGGATTGATGCACCAATTATGGATGGTGTTGTCGTGCAAGCCATAAAAGGCGAATTAAAGATAAAGTTATTTCATCCTGCGCCTCCTGAAATGGAAGTTATGGATTGGAATTTATATGATGCAGGGACTACAG CCACTAGCAATGCGATGATGGATGCTATTCAGCGCCTCCTTCACGATGACGAATGTTGTCTGTTCTACGGTCTCATTATTGGTTCTGGTTCTATTGTTAGTGATGCTGCCGAGTTCAGAGACTTCGATGAATCCCAGCTCAGTCCAACATCAGGGCTGAATGAAAGTCAGATAAGAGCCATCGAATCATGGAGAAATCCCCTGTCACTGATCTGGGGACCACCCGGTGAGTAG
- a CDS encoding Regulator of nonsense transcripts 1-like protein (Regulator of nonsense transcripts 1 homolog) has protein sequence MVMRFKISQTIDTDRSIVIAVDNVLERFIAINDSEHLLNEEQILRVATDQSKVNPSLHHYTVNDRVGGDMNENSKLFKQAQNRVENAARNNFWIHLTCAGLGILRKPDFDIALIDEASQITEPCALIPLVKGTKRAVIVGDHVQLRPTVKGMGKPLQYDISLLERLYTNKEDTPDGLSKTMLDVQYRSPRILNIFPSNEFYEGQLKTHESNAEVSTFMSLSQFPWPTENGTIIPTVFIQCSEQEDEDGGRSKSNKGQIEVISRVHPLITSQRPDTPIEPKLAELKIAVLSPYTKQIDALKRKLPSSIRCSTIDSFQGRESDIVIFSTVRCNVSGEVGFLDDPRRLNVMWTRARLALIIVGDRGTMSTNQQWKRALDACTEVVLPTVSNA, from the exons ATGGTAATGAGGTTCAAAATATCGCAGACAATCGACACTGATCGCTCTATTGTAATAGCTGTGGACAATGTTTTAGAACGATTTATTGCCATAAATGATTCGGAACATCTACTGAATGAAGAGCAGATCCTCCGAGTTGCGACCGACCAATCTAAAGTGAATCCTTCGCTTCATCATTATACAGTTAATGATCGTGTTGGAGGAGATATGAATGAAAATAGCAAACTGTTCAAACAAGCTCAAAATCGAGTCGAAAACGCA GCACGTAATAATTTCTGGATTCATCTAACAT GCGCCGGCCTTGGAATTCTCCGAAAGCCAGACTTTGATATTGCATTGATTGACGAGGCATCACAGATAACCGAGCCGTGTGCTCTCATACCCCTTGTAAAAGGAACAAAACGTGCTGTTATTGTAGGAGATCA CGTACAGCTCCGCCCAACTGTCAAGGGCATGGGGAAGCCGCTGCAATACGACATTTCGCTTTTGGAACGGTTGTATACAAACAAGGAAGACACGCCCGATGGGCTTTCAAAGACGATGTTAGACGTCCAATATCGTTCACCAAGAATTCTGAATATATTCCCATCCAACGAATTCTACGAAGGCCAGCTAAAAACCCACGAATCAAACGCCGAGGTCTCAACTTTCATGTCCTTGTCTCAATTCCCATGGCCAACTGAAAACGGTACGATCATTCCGACCGTGTTTATTCAATGCTCAGAgcaagaagacgaggatggtGGTCGTTCTAAGAGCAACAAGGGCCAAATAGAAGTTATCAGTCGTGTCCATCCTCTCATCACCTCTCAGCGACCAGACACCCCCATTGAACCGAAATTGGCGGAGCTAAAAATTGCGGTACTCTCGCCATACACGAAGCAAATAGATGCTCTGAAGAGAAAGCTCCCTTCATCCATTAGATGTTCAACTATTGACTCTTTCCAAGGACGCGAAAGCGACATTGTCATCTTCTCCACTGTCAGATGCAATGTGAGCGGAGAAGTTGGTTTTTTGGATGATCCCCGAAGGTTGAACGTCATGTGGACTCGTGCTCGCCTGGCTTTGATTATAGTTGGAGACAGGGGCACGATGAGTACCAACCAGCAATGGAAGCGAGCTTTGGATGCCTGCACCGAAGTAGTTTTGCCTACTGTCTCAAATGCGTAG